In Pseudomonas sp. Q1-7, the genomic window CGCCTGCCGGCCGAACCCACGGAAACCTGGGCGACGCTCCTGAGGCGCTGCCTGAACCTCGACATCACCCTGCGCATCAGCCTTGCCGGCGCTGGCGCCGAAGCCTGGCGCGAAGCACTGGTGGAGCGGGGCGTGCGTGCCGCGCGCCTGGAGCTGGGCGAAGGCAAGGAACCGGGCCTGCACCTGAACCTTCTGCGCTGAGAAACGGTCAGCATCAGTCTCTATGCTTGTGCCTGCCGTGCGCCCGTGGCGTGACGGCAGGCGCCGTCCTTTTTCGTTCGCTGGAGTGATTCCGGGATGCTCGATAACGACCGACTTCTGGTGCAGATCGTCCTGCTCGCCTTGCTCGGTGCCAGCCTATGGGTGCTCGCGCCCTTTGTCTCGGCGCTGTTCTGGGCTGCTGTGCTGGCTTTCGCCAGTTGGCCGCTGATGCGCCTGTTGAGCAACGCCCTGCGCGGCCGTGAGTCCGCCGCCGCCGCGCTGCTCACCGCCGGCTGGATGGTGCTGGTGGCGATGCCGCTGGTGTGGTTGGTGAGCAACCTCGCCGAGCACGTGCGCGATGCCACCGAACTGCTGAAGAGCGTCCAGGTGGAAGGCCTGCCGCCGCCGGACTGGCTGGCGACGGTGCCCCTGGTGGGCGAGCGGCTGGTGAGCGCCTGGCTGTCCATCGACGCCCAGGGCGCCGCCTTCTTCGCCAGCCTCAAGCCCTACATGGGCCAGGCCGGCAACTGGGTGCTGGCGCGAAGCGCGCAGGTCGGCGGCGGTATGGTCGAGTTGGTGTTGAGCCTGGTGCTGGTGTTCTTCTTCTACCGCGATGGCCCGCGAATGGCGCTGTTCGTCCAACGCGGCCTGGAGCGCTTGATCGGCAACCGCGCGCAGCACTACCTGGATCTGGTGGCCGGAACCGTGCAGCGGGTGGTCAACGGCGTGATCGGCACCGCCGCTGCCCAAGCCGTGCTGGCGCTGGTCGGCTTCTGGATTGCCGGCGTGCCCGGGGCCCTGGTGCTGGGCATCGCCACCTTCGCCCTCAGCCTGATCCCCATGGGGCCGCCGCTCGTGTGGGTGCCCGCCACCGCCTGGCTGGCCTGGCATGGCGACTACGGCTATGCGGTGTTCCTGGGCCTCTGGGGCATGTTCATCGTCAGCGGCGTGGACAACGTGCTGAAGCCCTACCTCATCAGCCGGGGCGGCAACCTGCCGCTGGTGGTGGTGCTGCTCGGCGTCTTCGGCGGCATTCTCGCCTTCGGCTTCATGGGCCTGTTCCTCGGGCCCACCTTGCTGGCCGTGGCTTACAGCCTGATCTCCGACTGGATTGGACATGTGCAGCCGCAACAGTTGAGCCCGACCGACGTCCAGGACAAGGAAAACCGTTCCTCCTGACAGAAGCGGCGGGGCCTGCCCCAGCCTCGGCGCTCCGAACCTCAACGGAGGCGAGTGCATGGGGTGGCGCGATTGCGGCTGGAGGCTGGCTTGAGTCTCTCGGCGTTGCAGCCACTGCCAGTTGCTCCGGGGACAGCAAAGCTGCGCCGGCTCAGGGTGTACGCAGTGCTTCGTCGCCCGCCAGGGAGCGATCCACGAGGCGGATGCTGTCCCGTCCGCCGCGTTTGGATTCATAGAGCGCAGCGTCGCTTTGTTCGATCAAGGCAGCCAGGCTTGCCGGTGGCTGGTCGAACAGGCTGGCGCCGATGCTCAGGGTCACCGCCTTGGGCGTGTCGAAGGTCTGGGAAGCCATCATGTGGAACTGTTGCCGCAGTTGGTTGCCCAGCTCGACGACGCGTTCATGCGAGGCGCTACCCAGCAGGACGACGAACTCGTCGCCGCCCAGCCGGGCGGCCAGTGCGCGCTCGGGCAGCAGCGAGCGGATCATCTCGCTGAGCGCCACCAGCAACCGGTCGCCCGCGCCGTGGCCGTACAGGTCGTTGACCAGTTTGAAGTTGTCGATATCGATCAGCAGCAGCGCGCCCGGCCGAGCGCCGCAGACTTCTTCCAGCAGGTGTGGCGCGCGCGCTTCGAGGGCACGGCGATTGTAGAGCGCGGTCAGGGGGTCGCGTGCGGCCAGCCGTGCTATCCGTGTCTCCCGCCGGTGTCGTTCGGTGCCGGTCATCGATAGGGCGATCAGCATGATCGCCATCGCGCCCTCGACCAGCGAGATCTGAATGATCTCGCCACGGAACGCCGCGAGATCGAGCAGCGTGCCGGGAATCACGACCGTCAGGGACTTGATCAGGTAGAACAGGCCGTGGACCAGCAACACGTAGCGCAATTGCACCGCCCCTACGCTCAGCGACTTGCCGTGGGGACGCAGGAGGGCACTGGCCCGGAGCGCCAGCAGGGCGACCAGCAGCGAATTGGCCAGGAACATGAGCTTCGACCACAGCGGCCCATCCGGCAGCAGCAACAAGGCCGCCCAGGCGACGAAGACCAGGTACCAGGTTCGGGCCAGCTGTGTCCCGGTGAAGCGCGCGACGCCCAGCAGGAAAAGCCAGTGAGCGATTACCAGCAGGCCGTTGGCGAACCAGATCCCGATGAACAGCAGCCCGTTTCCGCGCAGCAGGGCCAGCGTCGAGCCGACGGTGATGGTGGCGAAGCCTGCGCTCCAGAACAGCAGAGAGGGTTCGCGAACGCTGCGCCATTCAACGGCCAGGTACAGACTGGCGGCCGCCGCGAGCGCGATGGAAAGGGTCAACATCGTGGGCGGATCGAGCGGCATATCCGAAATGGGCTGTCTGGCGGCTGAAGCCCAGGATTGTAAGCGCACGCCGCGGTCTTTCGTAGCGCCCGCCAGGCGTTTGCGGGTGATGGAGAGGGCGGGCCACTGCGTTTCCCGGAATCTCTCATGGGGTGGAACGGGGGAACCGACCCGCCGTGGATGGCCGGCGTCTTCAGTCGATATCCCGTGTGTCGAACAGGGGGGCTTCGCTTCGTACTACCTCGATCAGGCGTGGCGAGCGCGGGTCATCGTCGAGCTTGGGGCGCACACGCGAAACCCGCAACGTGGTGCCGGTGAAGCTTGCCGCCGCCTGCGCGCAGCCTGACTGCCCGCTTCTTTACGCCTTCTTTATGCCGCGCCGCCCCCGTGCGGCTCGTTCCTTTACGCCCCTCATTCCGACAATGGCTCCACAGCGGCATGGACCGCATCAAGGAGCAAACGCAATGAGCATTCTCGACGGGGTGTCCCTGGTCCTGGCCATGGGGCTTTTCATCTATCTGCTGGTGGCGCTGCTGCGCGCCGAGCGCGGCTAGGAGGCCCCATGCAACTTCAGGACATTGGCCTCATCCTGGCCTTTTTCGCGCTGGTGCTGGCGCCGGCACCTTTCCTCGGGCGCTACTTCTACCGGGTGATGGAAGGGCAGCGCACCGCCCTCGCTCCGCTGTTCGCGCCGGTGGAGCGCTTCTGTTACCGCGTGGCCGGCGTCGACGCCGAGCGCGAGCAGGACTGGAAGGGTTACGCGGCCGCGCTGCTGGCCTTCAACCTGGCGGGCCTGGTGCTGCTGTTCGCCATCCTCACGCTGCAGGGCGTGCTGCCGCTGAACCCGCAGCAACTGCCGGGCCTGGAGTGGAGCCTGGCGTTCAACACCGCCGTCAGCTTCGTCACCAACACCAACTGGCAGGCCTATAGCGGCGAGGCGTCGCTGAGCTACTTCAGCCAGATGGTCGGCCTCGGTGTGCAGAACTTCGTCAGCGCTTCCGTCGGCCTCTGCGTACTGGTTGCCTTCGCTCGCGGCATCAGTCGCCGCAGCACTGACCGCCTGGGCAACTTCTGGGTCGACCTGACCCGTGGCGTGCTCTACGGCCTGCTGCCGCTGTGCCTGCTGCTGGCGCTGTTGCTGGTCTGGCAGGGCGTTCCGCAGACCTTCACCGACTACATCCACGCCGTGACCCTGCAGGGCGCCGACCAGAGCATCCCCCTGGGCCCGGCGGCCAGTCAGATCGCCATCAAGCAACTGGGCACCAACGGTGGCGGTTTCTTCGGTGTCAACTCGGCGCACCCCTTCGAGAACCCCACGGCCTGGAGCAACCTGCTGGAGATGGCTTCCATCATCCTGATTCCGGCGGCCCTGGTGTTCACCTTTGGCCACTACGTGAAGGACCTGCGCCAGAGTCGCGCGCTGCTGGCCTGCATGCTGGTGCTGTTCGTCATTGGCCTGGGCGTTGCCCTGTACTCCGAACATCAGCCGAACCCCGCCCTGGCCGCGCTGCCGATCGAGCAGACGGGTTCCCTGGAAGGCAAGGAGAGCCGCTTCGGCATCACCGCCTCGGCGCTCTGGGCGGTGACCACCACCGCTGCGTCGAACGGCTCGGTGAACGCGATGCACGACAGCTTCAGCGCCCTCGGCGGGATGATCCCGATGTTCAACATGATGCTCGGCGAGATCATCTTCGGCGGTGTCGGCGCCGGCCTCTACGGCATGTTGCTGTTCGTGCTGATCGCCGTGTTCCTCGCCGGCCTGATGATCGGCCGCACCCCGGAATACCTGGGCAAGAAGCTGGAAGCCCGCGAAGTGCGTCTGCTGGTGGCGACCCTGCTGGTGATGCCCGTCGGCGTGCTGGTGTTCTGCGGCCTGGCCATCAGCCTCGACGGCCCGGCGGCCTCCATCACCAACCCCGGCGCCCACGGTTTCAGCCAGGCCCTGTACGCCTACACCTCGGGTGCCGCCAACAACGGCTCGGCCTTCGCCGGGTTCGGTGCCAACACGCCGTTCCACAACGTACTGATCGGCCTGGCCATGCTCCTCGGGCGCTTCGGCTACATCCTCCCGGTGGTGGCCATCGCCGGCAGCCTGGCGATGAAGAAGCGCGCGCCCCTGGGGGCGAACAGCTTCCCCACCCATGGTCCGCTGTTCGTCACCCTGCTGACCCTCACCATCCTGCTGGTGGGCGGCCTGACCTTCCTGCCGGCGCTGGCCTTGGGGCCCATTGCCGAACACTTCGCACTGATCCAGGGCCTGTAACGGAATTCGGAGAACCCAGATGAATGCCCCCATGCAGGCGCTCAAAAGCAGCGCCAAGCAGCAACCCAAGACCTCCTTCGCCGCGCTGTGGCAGCCGGCGCTGCTCCAGGCCTTCGTCAAGCTCGACCCGCGCCAGCTGGTGCGCTCGCCGGTGATCCTGGTGGTCGAGTTGACCGCAGTACTGACCACGGTCCTCTGCTTCATCCCCAACCCGGCGGTGAGCACCGGCCTGGCCGTGCAGATCGCCCTCTGGCTGTGGTTCACCGTGCTCTTCGCCAACTTCGCCGAAGCCCTGGCCGAGGGCCGCGGCAAGGCCCGCGCCGACAGCCTGCGCGCCGGCAGCCAGGGCCTCAGCGCCCGCCGCCGCAAGGCCGACGGTCAGTTCGAGACCGTCGCCGCCGCCAGCCTGCGCCGGGGGGATGTGGTGCGTGTCGAAGCCGGTGAGTTGATTCCGGGCGACGGCGAGGTGATCGAAGGGATCGCCGCTGTCAATGAAGCGGCCATTACCGGCGAGTCCGCGCCGGTGATCCGCGAGTCCGGCGGCGACCGTTCCGCCGTCACCGGCAACACCCGCATCGTCTCCGACTGGCTGCTGGTGAAGATCACCGCCAACCCCGGCGAATCCACCCTGGACCGGATGATCGCCCTGGTGGAAGGCGCCAAGCGCCAGAAGACCCCCAACGAGGTGGCG contains:
- a CDS encoding AI-2E family transporter; this encodes MLDNDRLLVQIVLLALLGASLWVLAPFVSALFWAAVLAFASWPLMRLLSNALRGRESAAAALLTAGWMVLVAMPLVWLVSNLAEHVRDATELLKSVQVEGLPPPDWLATVPLVGERLVSAWLSIDAQGAAFFASLKPYMGQAGNWVLARSAQVGGGMVELVLSLVLVFFFYRDGPRMALFVQRGLERLIGNRAQHYLDLVAGTVQRVVNGVIGTAAAQAVLALVGFWIAGVPGALVLGIATFALSLIPMGPPLVWVPATAWLAWHGDYGYAVFLGLWGMFIVSGVDNVLKPYLISRGGNLPLVVVLLGVFGGILAFGFMGLFLGPTLLAVAYSLISDWIGHVQPQQLSPTDVQDKENRSS
- a CDS encoding GGDEF domain-containing protein translates to MPLDPPTMLTLSIALAAAASLYLAVEWRSVREPSLLFWSAGFATITVGSTLALLRGNGLLFIGIWFANGLLVIAHWLFLLGVARFTGTQLARTWYLVFVAWAALLLLPDGPLWSKLMFLANSLLVALLALRASALLRPHGKSLSVGAVQLRYVLLVHGLFYLIKSLTVVIPGTLLDLAAFRGEIIQISLVEGAMAIMLIALSMTGTERHRRETRIARLAARDPLTALYNRRALEARAPHLLEEVCGARPGALLLIDIDNFKLVNDLYGHGAGDRLLVALSEMIRSLLPERALAARLGGDEFVVLLGSASHERVVELGNQLRQQFHMMASQTFDTPKAVTLSIGASLFDQPPASLAALIEQSDAALYESKRGGRDSIRLVDRSLAGDEALRTP
- the kdpF gene encoding K(+)-transporting ATPase subunit F, with the translated sequence MSILDGVSLVLAMGLFIYLLVALLRAERG
- the kdpA gene encoding potassium-transporting ATPase subunit KdpA — its product is MQLQDIGLILAFFALVLAPAPFLGRYFYRVMEGQRTALAPLFAPVERFCYRVAGVDAEREQDWKGYAAALLAFNLAGLVLLFAILTLQGVLPLNPQQLPGLEWSLAFNTAVSFVTNTNWQAYSGEASLSYFSQMVGLGVQNFVSASVGLCVLVAFARGISRRSTDRLGNFWVDLTRGVLYGLLPLCLLLALLLVWQGVPQTFTDYIHAVTLQGADQSIPLGPAASQIAIKQLGTNGGGFFGVNSAHPFENPTAWSNLLEMASIILIPAALVFTFGHYVKDLRQSRALLACMLVLFVIGLGVALYSEHQPNPALAALPIEQTGSLEGKESRFGITASALWAVTTTAASNGSVNAMHDSFSALGGMIPMFNMMLGEIIFGGVGAGLYGMLLFVLIAVFLAGLMIGRTPEYLGKKLEAREVRLLVATLLVMPVGVLVFCGLAISLDGPAASITNPGAHGFSQALYAYTSGAANNGSAFAGFGANTPFHNVLIGLAMLLGRFGYILPVVAIAGSLAMKKRAPLGANSFPTHGPLFVTLLTLTILLVGGLTFLPALALGPIAEHFALIQGL